The Nomascus leucogenys isolate Asia chromosome 16, Asia_NLE_v1, whole genome shotgun sequence genome includes a region encoding these proteins:
- the CHCHD7 gene encoding coiled-coil-helix-coiled-coil-helix domain-containing protein 7 codes for MPLVTQRLRDPDVNPCLSESDASTRCLDENNYDKERCSTYFLRYKNCRRFWNSIVMQRRKNGVKPFMPTAAERDEILRAVGKMPY; via the exons ATGCCCTTGGTAACACAGAGGCTGAGAGATCCTGACGTAAATCCTTGCTTGTCG GAATCTGATGCTTCCACCAGATGTCTGGATGAAAATAACTATGACAAGGAAAGGTGTTCCACTTACTTCTTGAGGTACAAAAACTGCCGGAGATTCTGG AATTCTATCGTGatgcagagaagaaagaatggagtgAAGCCATTTATGCCTACGGCAGCAGAAAGAGATGAAATTTTGAGAGCAGTGGGAAAGATGCCCTATTGA